Genomic DNA from Taurinivorans muris:
TTTGTGTCCCTTTGCAAGAACTGCTTTTGCCAATTTTACGGCTGTAAGGGCATCTTCGTTTTCGGCAGCTCCGGAAGTGAGCATGATGGTAAGTGTTTTCGCCATGGCAATTTCCTTTATAATGAAACGACTTGTTCGTTATCAAATAAAATATCGGCAATTCGGGCATAGCTGACCGTTTCGCAAGTATCGCTCACTGCAATGTTTCTTGCCTCTATGGCTTCTTCTTCCGCATAAATTTCTTCAACGTTTAACGCTTCAAATTGTTTTTGCCAATATTCCGCGGCAAAGCATACGCCATCGCCAACGAGCAAAAGGATTTTATCTTCATCGCCGCCGGCAAGAGCAAGGCGCTTTATGAGCGACGGATTGGATTTATTGATAAAAAACAGCATGGAAGACCCTCCTTGTCATAGGGGTATTGTTTTCATCCGCTTGTTATAAAAGAAAAAGGGAAGGGGTGTTTTTGAATAAAACGGTACCCGCATTTGTGAAAACAAATGCGGGTACGGATTGATTATGCGCAGTCGTGTTTATCCCATGGTTCCCTGTT
This window encodes:
- a CDS encoding DsrH/TusB family sulfur metabolism protein encodes the protein MLFFINKSNPSLIKRLALAGGDEDKILLLVGDGVCFAAEYWQKQFEALNVEEIYAEEEAIEARNIAVSDTCETVSYARIADILFDNEQVVSL